One window of Posidoniimonas polymericola genomic DNA carries:
- a CDS encoding carbon storage regulator, protein MLVLSRKETQRIRVGDSVVVTIVKVSGDKVRVGIEAPSDMLVLRDELEPWETSPAAPLAPQEPIAVPSLLASPAANSVA, encoded by the coding sequence ATGCTCGTGCTATCACGCAAAGAGACTCAGCGAATCCGAGTTGGCGATTCGGTCGTTGTTACGATCGTTAAGGTGTCCGGCGATAAGGTCCGGGTGGGCATCGAAGCCCCGAGTGACATGCTCGTCCTGCGCGACGAACTCGAGCCGTGGGAGACATCGCCCGCGGCGCCTCTCGCCCCGCAGGAACCGATCGCCGTGCCTTCGCTGCTCGCGTCCCCGGCGGCCAACAGCGTCGCCTAG
- a CDS encoding SpoVG family protein — protein sequence MEITEVRIKLMDESQERLKAFCSLTFDDCFVVRDLKIIEGSSGPFVAMPSRKLTSHCPKCGMKNHLRANHCNQCGSRLAENRLIKDADGRAKLYADIAHPINSACREMIQEHVIREYENELKLSSQPGYISRYDDLDGEDYSTDEVETRRVDSPHSSSTVSRPHHPPAGDPMPNSVSGPHRRPGGSSMADSTADSASPNAKSAEGGFGSGIFEE from the coding sequence ATGGAGATCACCGAAGTTCGCATCAAGCTCATGGACGAGTCTCAAGAGCGGCTCAAGGCGTTCTGCTCCCTCACGTTCGACGACTGCTTCGTCGTGCGTGACCTCAAGATCATCGAGGGCTCCAGCGGGCCGTTTGTCGCGATGCCAAGCCGCAAGCTCACCTCGCACTGCCCCAAGTGCGGGATGAAGAACCACCTGCGGGCCAACCACTGCAACCAGTGCGGCAGCCGCCTGGCCGAGAACCGCTTGATCAAGGACGCCGACGGCCGCGCGAAGCTCTACGCCGACATCGCCCACCCGATCAACTCCGCGTGCCGCGAGATGATCCAGGAGCACGTGATCCGGGAGTACGAGAACGAGCTGAAGCTCTCGAGCCAGCCCGGCTACATCTCGCGGTACGACGACCTGGACGGCGAGGACTACTCGACCGACGAGGTCGAGACCCGCCGCGTCGACTCGCCGCACAGCTCCAGCACCGTCAGCCGCCCGCACCACCCGCCGGCGGGCGACCCGATGCCCAACTCGGTGAGCGGCCCGCACCGCCGGCCCGGCGGGTCGTCGATGGCGGACTCGACGGCGGACTCGGCCTCGCCGAACGCGAAGAGCGCCGAGGGGGGCTTCGGTTCGGGAATCTTCGAAGAGTAA
- the ispE gene encoding 4-(cytidine 5'-diphospho)-2-C-methyl-D-erythritol kinase, with protein MQGMRIPRESPAGWLIEAPAKLNVYLDVLPRRPDGFHGIRTLLCPVRLSDTLCLRPDNALRGEVRLTIRSHHRSIDASQVPTDDRNLVTRALRGVWAARRLEAGCHVTIEKRIPSQAGLGGGSSDAAAAIVAANHLWDLRLTPEEALSVAAAVGSDVPGQLSGTANLCEGRGEQVTPAPIPAGVPCVIAKPAAGLSTAEVFSRCTPGEADGGSVTKLLAALRHGRWQKLPSLVSNQLQAAAMELCDELRMLAAAFHQFPFVAHQMTGSGAAYFGVCRSHQQALQAVAWLRARQAAWAVATCTA; from the coding sequence ATGCAGGGTATGCGCATACCCCGCGAGTCCCCGGCCGGCTGGCTCATCGAAGCGCCGGCCAAGTTGAACGTCTATCTAGACGTTCTGCCTAGGCGTCCCGACGGCTTTCACGGAATCCGCACCCTGCTCTGCCCGGTGCGGCTGAGTGACACCCTCTGCCTCCGGCCCGACAACGCCCTGCGCGGCGAGGTGCGGCTGACAATCAGGTCTCACCACCGCTCGATCGACGCTTCGCAGGTTCCCACCGACGACCGCAACCTGGTCACGCGGGCGCTCCGCGGCGTGTGGGCCGCGCGGCGGCTTGAGGCGGGCTGCCACGTCACGATCGAAAAGCGGATCCCGTCGCAGGCGGGCCTGGGCGGCGGTTCGAGCGACGCCGCGGCGGCGATTGTCGCGGCCAACCACCTGTGGGACCTGCGGCTCACACCAGAAGAAGCACTCTCGGTCGCCGCCGCGGTAGGCAGCGACGTCCCCGGACAGCTATCCGGCACCGCCAACCTGTGCGAGGGCCGCGGCGAGCAGGTCACGCCGGCGCCGATCCCCGCCGGCGTGCCGTGTGTCATTGCCAAGCCAGCGGCGGGCCTCTCTACAGCGGAAGTTTTCTCGCGATGCACGCCGGGGGAAGCCGATGGCGGCTCCGTAACGAAGCTACTGGCGGCCCTCCGACACGGCAGGTGGCAAAAGTTGCCATCCCTCGTGTCAAACCAGCTACAAGCCGCGGCTATGGAGCTCTGCGACGAGCTCCGCATGCTGGCCGCGGCGTTCCACCAATTCCCGTTTGTTGCCCATCAAATGACAGGCAGCGGCGCCGCCTACTTCGGCGTGTGCCGCTCGCACCAACAAGCCCTGCAGGCCGTGGCCTGGCTGAGGGCCCGGCAGGCAGCCTGGGCCGTCGCCACATGCACCGCCTAG
- a CDS encoding DUF368 domain-containing protein produces MTSDDLPRECFKEDLKHAARGFAMGAADIVPGVSGGTVALVLGIYQRLVTAVSHVDATLLGMVARREWGAAARRLDLRFLVALAVGILTGAAGLAGLMHTLLEDHTEATFAAFFGLILASGLLVGKMCRPSTSGQLWRCVLLGAAGVGVAYLLVSQAGISNRPGLGYTFLCGCIGICAMILPGVSGSYLLLLLDKYHEITGIIKNLVHLDVTASDLATLMVFALGCLVGLLAFSKLLKWVLVRHYTATMAVLCGFMIGSLYKVWPFQAGDAPVDAPFKERAASMHPVWPEAFGGHEWTCLGVAAGCFVGVLVIDAVARRGDRLPVADHVPAS; encoded by the coding sequence ATGACGTCTGATGACTTACCCCGCGAATGCTTCAAGGAGGACCTCAAACACGCCGCCCGAGGATTTGCCATGGGGGCGGCGGACATTGTGCCTGGCGTGTCCGGCGGCACGGTAGCGCTCGTCCTGGGCATCTACCAGCGGCTGGTGACGGCGGTCAGCCATGTGGACGCCACTCTGCTGGGAATGGTGGCCCGACGCGAGTGGGGAGCGGCCGCCCGACGGCTCGACCTGCGGTTCTTGGTAGCCCTGGCGGTCGGAATCCTGACCGGGGCCGCCGGCCTGGCGGGCCTGATGCACACACTGCTCGAGGACCACACCGAGGCGACCTTCGCCGCATTCTTTGGGCTGATCCTGGCGTCGGGGCTGCTGGTCGGCAAAATGTGCCGCCCCAGCACCAGCGGCCAGCTCTGGCGCTGCGTCCTGCTCGGCGCCGCCGGCGTGGGCGTCGCCTATCTGCTGGTCAGCCAAGCAGGGATCTCCAACCGACCGGGCCTCGGCTATACCTTCCTGTGCGGCTGCATCGGCATCTGCGCGATGATCTTGCCCGGCGTGAGCGGCTCCTACTTGCTGCTGCTGCTCGACAAGTACCACGAGATCACCGGCATCATCAAGAACCTAGTGCACCTGGATGTCACCGCCTCTGATCTCGCGACGCTCATGGTGTTTGCCCTGGGGTGCCTGGTGGGGCTGCTCGCGTTCAGCAAGCTGCTCAAGTGGGTCCTGGTGCGGCACTACACGGCTACGATGGCTGTGCTGTGCGGGTTCATGATTGGATCGCTGTACAAGGTCTGGCCGTTTCAGGCAGGCGACGCGCCCGTCGACGCGCCGTTCAAGGAACGCGCCGCCAGCATGCACCCCGTCTGGCCAGAGGCGTTTGGCGGCCACGAGTGGACCTGCCTCGGTGTCGCGGCAGGATGCTTTGTGGGCGTGCTGGTGATCGACGCCGTTGCGCGGCGTGGCGACCGGTTGCCTGTGGCCGACCATGTGCCGGCCAGCTAG
- the tmk gene encoding dTMP kinase, with protein MFFTFDGVDGVGKTTQIRLLCEWLRGRGLTVCECRDPGSTPLGECVRDIVLHAPDDTPISARSEMLLYMAARAQLVEEVIRPALARGEVVVSDRYLLANVVYQGHAGGLDPELVKSVGEAAVHGLHPDATFLLDMDPAEADSRMQRDRDRMESRGDDYRRRVREGFLAEARLVPERVHVVDAARTIEQVSGEIRGIAEKLI; from the coding sequence ATGTTCTTCACCTTCGATGGCGTCGACGGCGTCGGCAAGACAACACAGATCCGGCTGCTCTGTGAGTGGCTGCGGGGCAGGGGGCTGACGGTCTGCGAGTGCCGCGACCCCGGCAGCACGCCGCTCGGCGAGTGCGTCCGCGACATCGTGCTGCACGCGCCGGACGACACGCCGATCTCGGCCCGCAGCGAGATGCTTTTGTACATGGCGGCCCGCGCTCAACTAGTAGAAGAGGTCATCCGCCCCGCGCTCGCCCGCGGCGAGGTGGTGGTCTCCGACCGGTACCTGCTGGCGAACGTGGTGTACCAGGGGCACGCGGGGGGGCTCGACCCCGAGCTGGTGAAGTCGGTCGGCGAGGCGGCGGTCCACGGGCTGCACCCCGACGCGACCTTCCTGCTCGACATGGACCCCGCCGAAGCCGACTCCCGCATGCAGCGGGACCGCGACCGGATGGAGAGCCGCGGCGACGACTACCGCCGCCGGGTGCGTGAGGGTTTCCTGGCCGAGGCGCGGCTCGTCCCCGAGCGGGTGCACGTGGTGGACGCGGCCCGCACGATCGAGCAGGTCAGCGGCGAGATCCGCGGGATCGCCGAGAAGCTGATCTAG
- a CDS encoding helix-turn-helix transcriptional regulator has protein sequence MNVKRITRLLRLLQTLQSGSGRDATRLADSCGVCRRTLFRDLQTLKSAGVPVEYDREDGRYRVAGAYFLPPTNFTAEEAFALICLAEQSANAEMPAFLEPAGVAARKLLAAMPEELREQFRSLTGSVHLRPTARNPLAEKQSVYQLLVDAQAARRVVEIDYGSLTEWETIHTKLRPYELLFDRRSWYVIGRSSLHNEVRTFNVSRIHNAEATAECFRRPQGFSLARYLRNAWRLIPEPGPDSEVHVHFQSVVAHNVSEVRWHATQRCAWRDDGTLDFRATVSGLSEVSWWVLGYGDQAEVIAPVELRRLVARRAANMMRIYDRA, from the coding sequence ATGAACGTCAAGCGGATTACTCGACTGCTCCGGCTGCTGCAAACGCTGCAGTCCGGTAGCGGTCGGGACGCGACGCGGCTGGCCGACTCGTGCGGGGTCTGCCGCCGCACGCTGTTCCGCGACCTGCAGACGCTCAAGTCGGCCGGCGTGCCGGTCGAGTACGACCGGGAAGACGGGCGGTACCGGGTGGCCGGCGCCTACTTCCTGCCGCCGACCAACTTCACGGCCGAGGAGGCGTTCGCGCTGATCTGCCTGGCGGAGCAGTCCGCCAACGCCGAGATGCCCGCCTTCCTCGAACCGGCCGGCGTCGCGGCCCGCAAGCTGCTCGCCGCGATGCCCGAGGAGCTGCGGGAGCAGTTCCGCTCGCTGACCGGCTCGGTCCACCTGCGGCCGACGGCGCGGAACCCATTGGCTGAGAAGCAGTCGGTCTACCAGCTGCTGGTCGACGCCCAGGCGGCGCGGCGGGTGGTCGAGATCGACTACGGCAGCCTCACCGAGTGGGAGACCATCCACACCAAGCTGCGGCCGTACGAGCTTCTGTTCGACCGCCGGAGCTGGTACGTGATCGGGCGGTCGTCGCTGCACAACGAGGTGCGGACCTTCAACGTGTCGCGGATCCACAACGCCGAGGCGACCGCCGAGTGCTTCCGGCGGCCGCAGGGCTTCAGCCTGGCCCGCTACCTCCGCAACGCCTGGCGGCTGATCCCCGAGCCCGGCCCCGACAGCGAGGTGCACGTGCACTTCCAGTCGGTGGTTGCCCACAACGTCAGCGAGGTGCGGTGGCACGCGACCCAGCGGTGCGCGTGGCGCGACGACGGGACCCTCGACTTTCGCGCCACGGTGTCGGGCCTGAGCGAGGTGAGCTGGTGGGTCCTCGGCTACGGGGACCAGGCCGAGGTGATCGCCCCGGTAGAGCTGCGGCGTCTGGTCGCCCGCCGGGCGGCCAACATGATGAGGATCTACGACCGGGCCTAG
- a CDS encoding TolC family protein encodes MHRHTRAFWSLVMCGATLAAGCRPTQPFYFMEDGDLSHYLDVATDIEYPDVDEPSLDEVTGALPPLTLKNTDQYEMWDLSLEEATRITLCNSQVMRQIGGAAIVGAQVSQNTPESISRTLVSSVSVTTTYDPALRETTVGSAFGSQFSGTGVEAALSEFDAQLDMSSVWQNNDRPQNLGGVAAAFQSPVFQQDQGVTQSQLSKTAADGTQFAFRNNTTYNANSNFIAQGAQPSIWETNFEAFFSRPLLQGGGAQYNRIAGPHSFDQYAANVTNAFDGVVLARINTDQTLADFEGGVRNLMRDVEQSYWALYFSYRDLEARKMGRDSALETWKKVSALYKEGAEGGSADREAQSRAQYFQFKAAVEQGLTDLYRSEARLRYVMGLSMSDGRLIRPGDEPTTAQVAFDWSSIHGESQVRRVEIRKQKWEIKKRELELIAARNHLLPRLDAFGTYRWLGAGDRLTGSGGAPGPFADGSNAFNTLTGGNFQEWEVGAQFSMPIGFRKQLSGVRHHQLLLARDRALLQDLELEISHQLGDSLRDVDLNYQLTQTNFNRRVAAEREVEAVQAVFDAGRITLDLLLDAQRRRAEAESAYYRALTDYNLSVLEVHYRKGSLLDYNGVYLAEGPWPGKAYFDAMRRARSRDASMYLDYGFTRPNVFSRGPHAQQGTDRGTAVGGGEVYYQESPTPAGPVYEGEPMTLPHPAMGAQTDVRAGAGADQVLQVNYAAGDSPRVLPQVQQAGGSTVFSGSYERQADYSTAPAAANAAVR; translated from the coding sequence ATGCACCGGCACACCCGAGCCTTCTGGTCACTAGTGATGTGCGGCGCCACGCTCGCCGCGGGCTGCCGCCCCACTCAGCCGTTCTACTTCATGGAAGACGGCGACCTGTCTCACTACTTGGATGTCGCGACCGACATCGAGTACCCCGACGTCGACGAGCCGTCGCTCGACGAGGTGACCGGCGCGCTGCCGCCGCTCACGCTCAAGAACACCGACCAGTACGAGATGTGGGACCTGTCGCTCGAGGAAGCGACCCGCATCACCCTGTGCAACAGCCAGGTGATGCGACAGATCGGCGGCGCCGCGATTGTCGGCGCCCAGGTGTCGCAGAACACGCCGGAGTCGATCTCGCGGACGCTGGTCAGTTCTGTGTCGGTCACGACCACCTACGACCCGGCTCTGCGTGAGACGACCGTCGGCTCGGCGTTCGGCTCGCAGTTCAGCGGCACCGGCGTCGAGGCTGCCCTCAGCGAGTTCGACGCCCAGCTCGACATGAGCTCTGTGTGGCAGAACAACGACCGCCCGCAGAACCTGGGCGGCGTCGCGGCGGCGTTCCAGTCGCCGGTGTTCCAGCAGGACCAGGGCGTGACCCAGTCGCAGCTCTCAAAGACCGCTGCCGACGGCACCCAGTTCGCCTTCCGCAACAACACCACTTACAACGCGAACAGCAACTTTATCGCCCAGGGGGCTCAGCCGAGCATCTGGGAGACCAACTTCGAGGCGTTCTTCAGCCGGCCGTTGTTGCAGGGCGGGGGCGCGCAGTACAACCGCATCGCCGGCCCGCACTCGTTCGACCAGTACGCGGCGAACGTCACCAACGCGTTCGACGGCGTGGTGCTGGCCCGGATCAACACCGACCAGACGCTGGCCGACTTCGAGGGCGGCGTCCGCAACTTGATGCGGGACGTCGAGCAGAGCTACTGGGCGCTGTACTTCAGCTACCGCGACCTCGAGGCCCGCAAGATGGGCCGCGACTCGGCCCTGGAGACCTGGAAGAAGGTCTCGGCCCTGTACAAGGAGGGCGCCGAGGGCGGCAGTGCGGACCGGGAGGCTCAGTCGCGGGCACAGTACTTCCAGTTCAAGGCCGCTGTTGAGCAGGGACTGACCGACCTGTACCGCTCGGAGGCCCGCCTCCGCTACGTGATGGGGTTGTCGATGTCCGACGGGCGTCTGATCCGCCCGGGCGACGAGCCGACCACCGCCCAGGTGGCGTTCGACTGGTCGAGCATCCACGGCGAGTCGCAGGTCCGCCGGGTCGAGATCCGCAAGCAGAAGTGGGAGATCAAGAAGCGTGAGCTGGAGCTGATCGCCGCCCGCAACCACCTGCTGCCCCGCTTGGACGCGTTCGGCACCTACCGCTGGCTTGGCGCCGGCGACCGGTTGACCGGCAGCGGCGGCGCCCCGGGCCCGTTCGCTGATGGCAGCAACGCGTTCAACACGCTGACCGGCGGCAACTTCCAGGAGTGGGAGGTCGGCGCCCAGTTCAGCATGCCGATTGGCTTCCGCAAGCAGCTCTCCGGCGTGCGGCACCACCAGCTGCTGCTGGCCCGCGACCGGGCGTTGCTGCAGGACCTGGAGCTGGAGATCTCGCACCAGTTGGGCGACTCGCTCCGCGACGTCGACCTCAACTACCAGCTGACGCAGACCAACTTCAACCGCCGCGTGGCGGCCGAGCGTGAGGTCGAGGCGGTGCAGGCGGTGTTCGACGCCGGCCGCATCACCCTGGACCTGCTGCTGGACGCCCAGCGTCGGCGGGCCGAGGCCGAGAGCGCGTACTACCGGGCCCTGACCGATTACAACCTGTCGGTGCTGGAGGTCCACTACCGCAAGGGTTCGCTGCTCGACTACAACGGCGTCTACCTGGCTGAGGGCCCGTGGCCCGGCAAGGCGTACTTCGACGCGATGCGTCGGGCCCGCTCGCGGGACGCCTCGATGTACCTGGACTACGGGTTCACCCGCCCGAACGTGTTCAGCCGCGGCCCCCACGCTCAGCAGGGGACCGACCGGGGCACGGCGGTCGGCGGCGGCGAGGTCTACTACCAAGAGTCGCCCACGCCGGCCGGTCCGGTCTACGAGGGCGAGCCGATGACGCTGCCGCACCCGGCGATGGGCGCCCAGACCGACGTCCGTGCTGGGGCCGGCGCCGACCAGGTCCTCCAAGTAAACTATGCAGCTGGCGACAGCCCCCGCGTCCTGCCTCAGGTTCAGCAGGCGGGCGGGTCTACGGTCTTCAGCGGCAGCTATGAACGTCAAGCGGATTACTCGACTGCTCCGGCTGCTGCAAACGCTGCAGTCCGGTAG
- a CDS encoding FAD-dependent oxidoreductase, translated as MRDQPKHSNPSRRQFIGGAGATALALLATRHAGADDSSGRQSPSSGEFLFVEAEGFDNHGGWELDQQSMDQMGSPYLLAHGLGVPVADAVTRVAFPSAGEYRVWVRTRDWVAPWNAPGAPGRFQVLVDGNPLGETFGTKGAAWHWHDGGVLRVGEQATLALHDLTGFEGRCEAVLFCKDADFTPTNDVDALTAFRRRVRGLPDQPADGGRFDLVVVGGGLAGTCAALSAARNGLRVALVQDRPVLGGNGSSEVRVWPEGHTRQAPYPHIGEIVDEILPPVDKQGTMNGGPSSYFDDALKLRVVQAEPRITLLTDCRAVAVDARDNRIEAVVVESTRTGLRSRLRAALFADCTGDACVGYLAGADYEYEPVGLMGSTNLFSVLDAADKDQVLRCECKDKNALAAKYEQGDHAQPFPRCPWALDLSDKPFPGRPKPGGGGQSQLAAFERKWYWESGFDKDQVREIELIRDHNFRAVYGAWDALKNVDGLYPNHRLGWLAFIAGKRESRRLLGDVVLDAADFKNQTEYADAAFPCSWHIDLHFPREDFQGGFKGEEFVSDYTRGESYSYGGLYWAPYRCLYSRNVENLFMAGRDISVTKSGLGPVRVMKTCGMMGEVVGKAAALCVMHATTPRGVYEGRLDGLKALLQQRGATRVS; from the coding sequence ATGCGTGACCAACCGAAGCACAGCAATCCCAGCCGGCGGCAGTTTATCGGTGGCGCCGGCGCGACTGCCCTAGCACTGCTCGCGACTCGGCATGCAGGAGCCGACGACTCCAGCGGGCGGCAATCGCCGTCGAGCGGCGAGTTCTTGTTCGTCGAGGCCGAGGGCTTTGACAACCACGGCGGGTGGGAACTCGACCAGCAGTCGATGGACCAGATGGGCTCGCCCTACCTGCTGGCCCACGGGCTGGGCGTGCCGGTTGCCGATGCCGTGACGCGGGTCGCGTTCCCCTCGGCCGGCGAGTACCGCGTGTGGGTGCGGACCCGCGACTGGGTCGCGCCGTGGAACGCGCCGGGCGCGCCCGGCAGGTTCCAGGTGCTGGTCGATGGCAATCCGCTGGGCGAAACGTTTGGGACCAAAGGCGCCGCGTGGCACTGGCACGACGGTGGCGTCTTGCGTGTGGGCGAGCAGGCGACGCTCGCGCTGCACGACCTGACCGGCTTCGAGGGCCGCTGCGAGGCGGTCCTGTTCTGCAAGGACGCCGACTTCACGCCGACCAACGATGTCGACGCGCTGACCGCGTTCCGCCGCCGTGTCCGCGGCCTGCCCGACCAGCCGGCCGATGGCGGCCGCTTCGACCTGGTCGTGGTTGGCGGCGGGCTGGCCGGCACGTGCGCGGCGCTCTCTGCCGCCCGCAATGGGCTGCGGGTCGCGCTGGTGCAGGACCGTCCGGTGCTGGGCGGCAACGGCAGCTCGGAGGTCCGCGTCTGGCCGGAGGGTCACACCCGGCAGGCGCCGTACCCGCACATCGGCGAGATCGTCGACGAGATCCTGCCGCCGGTCGACAAGCAGGGCACGATGAACGGCGGTCCGTCCAGCTACTTCGACGACGCGCTGAAGCTCCGCGTGGTGCAGGCCGAGCCCCGCATTACGCTGCTGACCGACTGTCGCGCCGTGGCGGTCGATGCGCGCGACAACCGCATCGAGGCCGTTGTGGTCGAGAGCACCCGCACGGGCCTGCGCTCGCGGCTGCGGGCCGCGCTGTTCGCCGACTGCACCGGCGACGCGTGCGTCGGCTACCTGGCGGGCGCGGACTACGAGTACGAGCCGGTCGGCTTGATGGGCAGCACCAACCTGTTCAGCGTGCTCGACGCGGCGGACAAGGACCAGGTGCTCCGCTGCGAGTGCAAGGACAAGAACGCCCTGGCGGCGAAGTACGAGCAGGGCGACCACGCCCAGCCGTTTCCCCGCTGCCCGTGGGCGCTCGACCTGTCGGACAAGCCGTTCCCGGGGCGGCCGAAGCCGGGCGGCGGCGGCCAGTCGCAGCTAGCGGCGTTCGAGCGGAAGTGGTACTGGGAGAGCGGCTTCGACAAGGACCAGGTCCGCGAGATCGAGCTGATCCGCGACCACAACTTCCGCGCCGTGTACGGCGCGTGGGACGCGCTGAAGAACGTCGACGGCCTGTACCCGAACCACCGCCTCGGCTGGCTGGCGTTCATCGCCGGCAAGCGGGAGTCGCGGCGGTTGTTGGGCGACGTTGTGCTCGACGCGGCGGACTTCAAGAACCAGACCGAGTACGCCGACGCGGCCTTCCCGTGCTCGTGGCACATCGACCTCCACTTCCCGCGGGAGGACTTTCAGGGTGGGTTCAAGGGCGAGGAGTTCGTTTCCGACTACACCCGCGGCGAAAGCTACAGCTACGGCGGGCTGTACTGGGCGCCGTACCGCTGTTTGTACAGCCGCAACGTCGAGAACCTGTTCATGGCGGGCCGCGACATCAGCGTCACCAAGTCGGGCCTCGGCCCGGTGCGGGTGATGAAGACCTGCGGCATGATGGGCGAGGTGGTCGGCAAAGCGGCGGCCCTATGCGTAATGCACGCCACGACTCCCCGCGGCGTCTACGAGGGGCGCCTCGACGGTCTGAAGGCTCTGCTGCAGCAGCGCGGCGCGACCCGCGTCTCCTAG
- a CDS encoding UbiA family prenyltransferase, which produces MPPQAEPAPSLPSQLIGALYTSRPGLWPTQLWFYLLPLGGRRLLDEGTFWLGAVYVMFPLSHVLYGWNDLADYQTDQLNPRKGNLLFGARMSQEELARLPRQLLLVQAPFLLLLGWAIGPKLLAWVAAGVAVNYAYNGKRWNLKGRPGWDLLCQSGYLLVFVLSSWLNDVPMLPWPAMVFGALFAMHAHLFHEVTDIEPDALAGRRTTAVAIGVRWSKLIVAALLLTECVIVAAYFQSAVVAGFLAAAGVSFAADALLRPHRVISEKTLRAVFLTWNLVVLASMYWIWRDAIFAQSAVTPAN; this is translated from the coding sequence ATGCCACCCCAAGCCGAGCCCGCCCCGTCCCTGCCCAGCCAGCTAATCGGCGCGCTGTACACCTCGCGCCCCGGCTTGTGGCCGACGCAGCTCTGGTTCTACCTGCTCCCGCTGGGCGGGCGGCGGCTGCTAGACGAGGGGACCTTCTGGTTGGGCGCCGTTTATGTGATGTTCCCGCTGAGCCACGTGCTGTACGGCTGGAACGACCTGGCCGACTACCAGACCGACCAACTGAATCCCCGCAAGGGGAACCTGCTGTTCGGCGCCCGGATGTCGCAAGAAGAGCTCGCCAGGCTGCCGCGGCAGCTGCTGCTGGTGCAGGCGCCGTTCCTATTGCTCTTGGGATGGGCGATCGGCCCGAAGCTGCTCGCCTGGGTCGCGGCAGGTGTGGCGGTGAACTACGCCTACAACGGCAAGCGATGGAACCTGAAGGGCCGCCCCGGCTGGGACCTGCTGTGCCAGAGCGGATACCTGCTGGTGTTTGTGCTGAGCAGTTGGCTGAACGACGTGCCGATGCTGCCTTGGCCGGCGATGGTGTTTGGGGCGTTGTTCGCCATGCACGCCCACCTGTTCCACGAAGTGACCGACATCGAGCCCGACGCCCTGGCAGGCCGCAGGACGACCGCGGTGGCGATCGGGGTCCGCTGGTCGAAGCTAATCGTGGCCGCTCTGCTGTTGACGGAGTGCGTAATCGTCGCGGCCTACTTCCAGAGCGCTGTCGTGGCGGGCTTCCTGGCCGCCGCCGGGGTTAGCTTCGCCGCCGACGCGCTGCTGCGGCCGCACCGCGTCATCAGCGAGAAAACGCTCCGCGCCGTGTTCCTGACCTGGAACCTGGTGGTGCTGGCGAGCATGTACTGGATCTGGCGCGACGCGATCTTTGCTCAGTCCGCGGTCACGCCCGCGAATTAG